In Colias croceus chromosome 12, ilColCroc2.1, one genomic interval encodes:
- the LOC123696144 gene encoding dual oxidase → MMIGAWSSQGLSLLLLILAVITQSLCDPEVYYEKQRYDGWFNNRAYPDWGSVGSRLTRKTPASYADGVYMMAGTDRPGARALSKLFMRGQDGLPSLANRTALLAFFGQIVTGEIVMASESGCPIEQHRIPVDKCDHMYDPECKGAKYMPFHRAAYDRNTGQSPNSPREQINQITSWIDGSFVYSTSEAWVNAMRSFQNGSLASEGGLPLRNKKRVPLFNNPVPHYMRMLSAERLFLLGDPRTNQNPAMVTFGILLMRWHNVVAARIHKQHQDWTDEQLFQRARRIVIASLQNIILYEYVPAFLGVPIPPYQGYRAEIAPGVTHAFAVAAFRFGHTLVPPAILLRDRNCRYGRAPGGHDAIRLCQTWWDGNDAMSQVPIEEILMGMASQISEREDALLCSDVRDNLFGPMEFSRRDLGALNIMRGRDNGLPDYNTARTYFGLPKIKTFNEINPQLFEENPDLLQKLVQVYNGRLDNIDVYIGGMLESTGHPGELFRAIIIDQFTRIRDGDRFWFENEANGIFTKMEIEELRRITLWDIIVNSTAVGPSDIQRDVFHWGEGDPCRQPYQLNASKLPPCKYLKGYDYFEGNEFAYIYTCLILAFVPILCAGAAYGVVKLQNSRRRKLKLQQENIKNAQSKGSVDKMVCREWVHASHKRLVKLRLGPEPALHVTDRKGDKLRTVPLDHTDQFTVIESQESHNKRPLVLIRVPREHDLVLEMDSVTSRRKFLLKLDTFLSQHKKTLNLTQAGRENILTSAETRERRARKLEHFFREAYAITFGLAPGEKRRRNEDADPESIVMRTSLSKSEFASALGMKADAVFVKKMFNIVDKDGDGRISFQEFLDTVVLFSRGATDDKLRIIFDMCDNDRNGVIDKEELSEMLRSLVEIARTTSLRDEHVTELIDGMFSDAGLKHKDHLTYSDFKLMMKEYKGEFVAIGLDCKGAKQNFLDTSTNVARMTSFHIEPSMEQSRHWFLLKWDYLTTFLEENRQNIFYLFIFYVVTIGLFVERFAHYSFMSEHLDLRHIMGVGIAITRGSAASLSFCYSLLLLTMSRNLLTKLKEFSIQQYIPLDSSIQFHKIVACTALFFSLLHTAGHLVNFYHVSTQPVENLRCLTKEVHFTSDFRPGITYWVFQTVTGVTGVALFILMCLIFVFAHPTVRARAYPWFWRAHSLHVGLYALCLVHGLARLTGPPRFWIFFLGPAIIYILDKVVSLRTEYLALDVLETEMLPSDVIKIKFYRPPNLKYLSGQWVRLSCTAFKKEEYHSFTLTSAPHENFLSCHIKAQGPWTWKLRNYFDPCNYNPETQPKIRIQGPFGGGNQDWYKFEVAVMVGGGIGVTPYASILNDLVFGTSTNRYSGVACKKVYFLWICPSHKHFEWFIDVLRDVERKDVTSVLEIHIFITQFFHKFDLRTTMLYICENHFQRLSRTSMFTGLKAVNHFGRPDMSSFLKFVQKKHSYVSKIGVFSCGPRPLTKSIMSACEQVNRTRRLPYFIHHFENFG, encoded by the exons ATGATGATCGGAGCCTGGAGCAGCCAAGGGCTCTCGCTCCTTCTCCTAATATTGGCTGTTATAACGCAATCTTTATGCGATCCTG aGGTTTACTACGAGAAACAGCGCTACGATGGCTGGTTCAACAACAGAGCATACCCTGATTGGGGATCAGTGG GCAGTCGACTCACACGCAAGACGCCGGCATCATATGCGGATGGAGTTTACATGATGGCTGGCACAGACAGACCCGGGGCTCGGGCCTTGTCCAAGCTATTTATGAGAGGGCAAGATGGATTACCCTCATTAGCCAATAGAACAGCTCTATTAGCTTTTTTCG GTCAAATAGTGACAGGCGAAATAGTAATGGCATCAGAATCCGGTTGTCCGATAGAACAACATCGGATTCCCGTGGACAAATGTGATCATATGTATGACCCAGAGTGTAAAGGTGCCAAATACATGCCGTTTCATAGAGCTGCTTATGACAGGAACACGGGACAGAGCCCTAATAGCCCAAGAGAACAG ATTAACCAAATAACATCTTGGATCGATGGCAGCTTCGTCTACAGCACGAGCGAGGCCTGGGTGAATGCAATGAGGTCATTTCAG AATGGAAGCTTAGCAAGTGAAGGTGGATTACCATTACGCAACAAAAAGCGCGTACCGCTCTTCAATAACCCAGTGCCCCATTATATGAGAATGCTTAGCGCAGAACgattatttt TATTAggagacccaagaacaaatcaGAATCCAGCTATGGTTACGTTTGGAATATTGCTGATGCGATGGCACAATGTAGTAGCAGCACGGATACACAAACAGCATCAGGATTGGACTGACGAACAGTTGTTTCAAAGGGCAAGACGTATTGTTATAGCCAGCTTACag AATATCATTTTATACGAGTATGTGCCAGCATTTCTCGGCGTCCCCATACCGCCATACCAAGGTTACCGTGCAGAGATTGCGCCAGGAGTCACCCATGCTTTCGCAGTAGCAGCATTTCGTTTTGGCCACACCCTTGTACCCCCAGCGATACTACTGAGGGACAGAAACTGTAGATATGGCAGAGCGCCAGGCGGCCATGACGCAATACGTCTATGCCAGACTTGGTGGGATGGTAAc GATGCAATGTCTCAAGTACCAATAGAAGAAATTTTAATGGGTATGGCATCTCAAATATCCGAACGAGAGGATGCATTACTATGTTCTGATGTAAGAGATAATCTATTTGGACCAATGGAATTCTCTAGAAGAGACCTTGGTGCACTTAACATCATGAGAGGAAGGGATAATGGATTGCCAGATTATAATACGGCTAg AACGTATTTCGGACTACCTAagataaaaacttttaatgaaattaaccCACAACTATTTGAAGAAAATCCAGATTTACTACAGAAATTGGTCCAGGTTTATAACGGCCGCCTCGATAATATAGAtgtttatatag gcGGTATGTTAGAATCGACTGGACATCCTGGAGAGTTGTTCAGAGCCATAATTATCGATCAATTTACTAGAATACGAGACGGAGATAGATTCTGGTTTGAAAATGAAGCTAATGG CATATTCACTAAAATGGAAATTGAAGAACTTCGTCGTATCACTCTTTGGGACATCATAGTGAATAGTACAGCTGTTGGTCCCAGTGACATACAGCGTGATGTTTTCCACTGGGGTGAGGGAGACCCGTGTCGACAGCCTTATCAGTTAAACGCTTCTAAACTACCGCCCTGTAAATATCTGAAAGGCTATGATTATTTTGAG GGAAATGAATTCGCATACATCTACACATGTTTAATTCTGGCATTCGTACCAATTCTATGCGCTGGTGCCGCGTACGGAGTTGTGAAACTACAAAATAGTAGACGACGTAAACTTAAACTGCAAcaagaaaacattaaaaatgcacaaagcaaag gatCTGTGGACAAAATGGTATGTCGTGAATGGGTTCACGCTTCACACAAGAGACTGGTAAAGCTTCGCCTGGGACCCGAACCCGCGCTACACGTGACCGACCGCAAAGGGGATAAGTTACGCACTGTGCCGTTGGACCATACTGATCAATTCACTGTTATTGAAAGCCAG GAAAGTCACAACAAGCGTCCATTAGTACTAATAAGGGTTCCGCGAGAGCACGACCTTGTTCTAGAAATGGATTCTGTGACGTCACGACGGAAGTTTCTGCTCAAACTGGACACCTTCCTCTCGCAACATAAGAAGACCTTGAATCTTACGCAG GCGGGTCGTGAAAACATTCTAACATCAGCAGAGACAAGAGAGCGTAGAGCTCGGAAACTGGAGCATTTCTTCAGAGAAGCGTACGCTATTACATTTGGGTTGGCGCCCGGAGAGAAACGCAGAAGGAATGAAGATGCTGATCCTGAG TCGATTGTCATGAGAACGTCCTTATCGAAGAGCGAGTTTGCAAGCGCCCTCGGGATGAAAGCTGATGCCGTTTTTGTCAAGAAAATGTTCAACATTGTGGACAAGGATGGCGATGGAAGAATTTCTTTCCAG GAATTCCTCGACACAGTGGTACTATTCTCTCGTGGTGCTACAGACGACAAACTACGCATTATATTCGACATGTGCGATAACGATAGAAATGGAGTCATAGATAAGGAAGAACTTAGCGAAATGTTGAGATCGCTCGTGGAAATTGCCAGAACCACTTCGCTAAGGGACGAACATGTTACTGAATTGATTGATGGAATGTTTTCT gatGCTGGTCTCAAACACAAGGATCACTTAACATATTCGGATTTCAAACTAATGATGAAGGAATACAAGGGGGAGTTTGTAGCCATTGGTCTCGACTGTAAGGGCGCTAAACAAAACTTTCTTGATACTTCCACCAACGTCGCCAGAATGACAAGTTTCCATATTGAACCTTCCATGGAACAATCTAG GCATTGGTTCCTCCTAAAATGGGATTATTTAACCACGTTCCTAGAAGAAAACAGACAAAACATATTCTATCTGTTCATCTTCTATGTTGTTACTATTGGGCTATTTGTTGAGAGATTCGCGCATTATTCCTTCATGTCGGAACATTTAGACTTGAGGCATATAATGGGAGTTGGTATCGCGATCACAAGAGGCTCAGCTGCGTCGTTGTCCTTCTGCTATAGTTTGTTGTTGCTGACTATGTCCAGGAATTTACTGACCAAATTGAAG GAATTCAGTATCCAACAGTACATTCCCCTGGACTCCAGCATCCAATTCCACAAGATAGTAGCCTGTACCGCTCTGTTCTTCTCTCTCCTGCACACAGCGGGTCACTTGGTCAACTTCTACCACGTGTCCACTCAGCCCGTGGAGAACTTGAGATGTTTGACCAAAGAAGTGCATTTCACTTCGGATTTCCGACCCGGCATTACTTATTGGGTGTTCCAGACTGTTACTG GCGTAACAGGCGTAGCGCTGTTCATACTAATGTGCCTGATCTTCGTGTTCGCACACCCCACGGTCCGCGCACGTGCATACCCGTGGTTCTGGCGCGCACATTCATTGCACGTGGGACTATATGCACTATGTTTAGTACATGGTCTTGCGAGGTTGACCGGACCACCGAGATTCTGGATATTCTTCTTGGGACCAGCgatcatttatattttggaTAAG GTGGTGTCGCTACGTACAGAATATTTGGCATTAGATGTGTTGGAAACAGAAATGCTTCCATCAGACGTCATCAAAATTAAGTTCTACAGACCACcaaatctaaaatatttatcag GTCAATGGGTTCGTCTATCATGTACCGCATTCAAAAAGGAAGAGTACCATTCCTTCACGCTAACATCAGCCCCTCACGAGAACTTCCTCTCGTGTCACATCAAAGCACAAGGACCTTGGACTTGGAAACTGAGGAACTACTTCGATCCTTGCAATTATAATCCGGAAACTCAACCAAAAATTAG gatACAAGGTCCATTCGGCGGTGGGAACCAAGATTGGTACAAGTTCGAAGTAGCAGTGATGGTGGGAGGAGGCATTGGAGTCACGCCGTACGCGTCTATACTCAATGACTTGGTGTTCGGGACCTCTACCAATAGATATTCTGGGGTGGCTTGTAAGAAG GTATACTTCCTGTGGATCTGTCCATCGCACAAGCACTTCGAGTGGTTCATCGACGTGCTACGTGACGTGGAGCGCAAGGACGTCACCAGCGTGCTCGAGATAcacatatttattacgcagTTCTTCCATAAGTTCGATTTGCGGACTACTATGCTG TACATCTGCGAGAACCACTTCCAGCGCCTGTCCCGCACGTCCATGTTCACGGGGCTGAAGGCGGTCAACCATTTTGGTAGACCTGACATGTCCTCCTTCCTTAAATTCGTCCAAAAGAAACATAGCTAT GTATCAAAAATCGGCGTGTTCTCGTGCGGTCCGCGGCCGCTCACCAAGTCCATAATGTCTGCGTGTGAGCAAGTCAACCGCACACGACGTTTGCCTTACTTCATACATCACTTCGAGAACTTTGGCTGA